DNA from Helicobacteraceae bacterium:
CAGCGCGACGACGCGTTTTAGGCGTTCCATACAAAAAAACGGCAAGATAATTCCCTCGATCTAGATAAAAATGCTATATCTTTAGGCGGCGCTTACGTCGGAAGACGGGGCGAAACGGATCCCTTCGATAAAAGGTTAATTATACTACTATCGTCCAATGACTACCGTTTGGGACTATATCGCGTGGGGCGCGATCGCGCTTGTGTTTATCTACATTATTCGCGGGTATCACAGAAAGAAAACGGGGCTTGACGACTAGGGCGATCTGATTTTAGGCGCAAAGGATCAAAATGGCGGCGTTTATTTTGCTAGATACCGAGACTACGGGCGGCGGCGAGAAAGATCGTATCTGCCAGTTGGCGTTTTTGGTCGCGCGAACTAAAGAGCCGCTTAAACTCTTTAACTCCCTATGCAAGCCGCCCGTCGCGATCGACTTCGAGGCGATGGCGATCCATCATATCACCCCCGAGGCGATAGAGGACAAGCCGCCGTTTGCCGAATGCGAGGCGGCGATCGCGCTAAACGAGTTAAACACAGAGGAGAACGCGCTGGTTATCCAAAACGCGCCGTTCGATCTTGAAATGCTTAGGCGCGAGGGGTTTGAGTGGAAAGGCGTCGCGATAGACACCCTGCGCGTTTCGCGCCATCTGCTTGGCGATCTGCCGCGCCACTCGTTGCAGTATCTGCGTTATGCGCTATCGTTGTATCGCTCGGAGGGGGAGCTTGCGGCGCAATTTGGCGGCAAAATTTCGGCTCACGACGCGGCAAGCGACTGCGTAGTTTTGTATCTTTTAACCCAATATCTGTTGGCTATGACGGGCAAATCAAAAGACGGCGTGTTTAAGCTAATCGAGCTTTCAA
Protein-coding regions in this window:
- a CDS encoding 3'-5' exonuclease, with the protein product MAAFILLDTETTGGGEKDRICQLAFLVARTKEPLKLFNSLCKPPVAIDFEAMAIHHITPEAIEDKPPFAECEAAIALNELNTEENALVIQNAPFDLEMLRREGFEWKGVAIDTLRVSRHLLGDLPRHSLQYLRYALSLYRSEGELAAQFGGKISAHDAASDCVVLYLLTQYLLAMTGKSKDGVFKLIELSNKPVALKTIRFGKHRDKSFNEIAKTDRGYLEWLFHSETQKESPDSDLVYTLEQVLAADRQ